A single region of the Triticum dicoccoides isolate Atlit2015 ecotype Zavitan chromosome 2B, WEW_v2.0, whole genome shotgun sequence genome encodes:
- the LOC119361210 gene encoding BTB/POZ and MATH domain-containing protein 2-like, with protein MANEDGATSAGDYYCIPEATSSTSITHHHTATFDFVVTDYLQLKGMGVGEFVASSVFKVGGYKWELNFYPDGITQYRCGDNTSCYVRYLGGAKDVKAKFALSMLRTSSQAEVVSCRAKEHVFSQRNDERGRRRFVSRWSLKSLSREGEGDGSFTIRCVLTVSKESPLVLQGKLEPWIGDPTGADVTFRVGGRKFPAHRILLASQSTVFKAQLFGPMAEKDMGRVKVVDVEPTIFQMMLHYVYTDSLPPCDDKDGYSVATLQHLLVAADRYGLGMLRLMCERELCEKIDVKTVRSTFALANQHNCEQLKSDCLWFISSPKVLGAVLETEGFKEHFIPSCRPMALEEGASGKKCRRREEKIDPNKKKIKKIRTKQ; from the coding sequence ATGGCTAACGAAGACGGCGCAACCTCGGCGGGGGATTACTACTGCATACCCGAGGCCACGTCCTCCACATCCATTACACATCATCACACCGCGACGTTTGATTTCGTGGTGACCGATTACCTGCAGCTTAAGGGCATGGGTGTCGGCGAGTTCGTTGCCTCGTCCGTCTTCAAAGTCGGCGGCTACAAGTGGGAGCTCAACTTCTACCCGGATGGGATCACCCAGTACAGGTGTGGCGATAACACCTCATGCTACGTTCGCTACCTCGGCGGAGCCAAGGATGTGAAGGCCAAGTTCGCGCTCAGCATGCTGAGGACCAGCAGCCAGGCAGAGGTGGTCAGCTGTCGCGCGAAGGAGCACGTCTTCTCTCAGCGGAATGACGAGCGGGGCCGCCGCAGGTTTGTGAGCAGGTGGAGCTTGAAATCCCTGTCCCGCGAAGGCGAAGGCGACGGCTCCTTCACGATACGGTGCGTGCTCACCGTCAGCAAGGAGTCTCCGCTGGTGCTGCAGGGCAAGCTCGAGCCCTGGATCGGTGACCCGACAGGCGCGGACGTCACGTtccgcgtgggcggccggaagtttCCAGCGCACCGGATCCTCCTGGCCTCGCAGTCGACAGTCTTTAAAGCTCAGCTCTTTGGCCCCATGGCGGAGAAGGACATGGGGCGCGTCAAGGTCGTGGATGTGGAGCCGACCATCTTCCAAATGATGCTTCACTACGTCTATACGGATTCGCTGCCACCGTGCGACGACAAAGACGGGTACAGCGTCGCGACGCTGCAGCATTTGCTGGTCGCCGCGGATAGGTATGGGCTGGGCATGCTGAGGCTAATGTGCGAGAGGGAGCTGTGTGAAAAGATCGATGTCAAGACTGTCAGGTCCACCTTCGCATTGGCGAACCAGCACAACTGCGAGCAGCTCAAGAGTGATTGCCTGTGGTTTATCTCATCGCCAAAAGTCCTTGGCGCCGTCTTAGAGACCGAGGGGTTCAAGGAGCACTTCATACCAAGTTGCCGCCCAATGGCTTTGGAGGAGGGAGCTTCAGGGAAAAAATGTAGACGTCGAGAGGAAAAAATTGATCCAAACAAGAAAAAGATCAAAAAGATCCGTACAAAGCAGTGA
- the LOC119361212 gene encoding BTB/POZ and MATH domain-containing protein 2-like — protein sequence MAHNSTSPASHVELPETSSRCVTESRTHNLEVAGYSLDGMGVGKYIRSSRFSVGGYDWCIRFYPDGERETVNVAGNASCFLFCVSQKEVRVMFTLNMLEKHGAVQVTNHRALEHTICPPHYNYGLPYFVEKSRLKSSALANNGYVTIRCALTVIKEPPAEPECEENRVVVPPQELPGDLGRALKDGNGLDVVIDVGGRLFGAHKFMLAARSPVFKAQLFGPMMKKDTRRIKVVGMEPAIFGMLREFIYTDLLPTWEGEDRYGLNRLKLMCEEKLCESIDVETVTTTLALAEQHNCEVLKKACLKFMSSQRVMDAVGKTDGFKHLMASCPLLNLKKNLGDKTGVTKKSR from the exons ATGGCTCACAACTCGACCTCTCCAGCAAGTCACGTCGAGTTACCGGAGACGTCGTCGAGATGCGTGACGGAGAGCAGGACGCACAACTTGGAGGTGGCCGGTTACTCGCTCGACGGCATGGGCGTCGGCAAGTACATTAGATCGAGCAGATTCAGCGTCGGGGGCTACGACTGGTGCATCAGATTCTACCCagatggagagagagagaccgTGAACGTTGCCGGCAACGCATCGTGCTTTCTGTTTTGCGTGAGCCAGAAGGAGGTGAGAGTCATGTTCACCCTCAACATGCTGGAGAAACATGGAGCCGTACAGGTAACCAACCACCGTGCGCTAGAGCATACTATCTGTCCGCCACATTATAATTATGGCCTCCCTTATTTCGTCGAGAAATCGAGGCTGAAATCGTCGGCCCTCGCCAACAATGGCTACGTGACGATAAGGTGCGCCCTCACTGTGATCAAAGAGCCGCCCGCGGAGCCGGAGTGCGAGGAGAATCGTGTCGTGGTTCCGCCGCAGGAGCTGCCCGGAGACCTCGGGCGTGCCCTCAAAGACGGGAACGGCCTAGATGTTGTCATCGATGTGGGCGGCAGGCTGTTCGGAGCCCACAAGTTCATGCTCGCTGCTCGGTCCCCGGTCTTCAAGGCTCAGCTCTTTGGCCCGATGATGAAGAAGGACACACGGCGCATCAAGGTCGTCGGCATGGAGCCAGCCATCTTCGGGATGCTTCGCGAGTTCATATACACGGATTTGCTACCAACATGGGAAGGGGAAG ATCGGTACGGGCTAAACAGGCTCAAGCTGATGTGCGAAGAGAAGCTGTGCGAAAGCATCGACGTGGAGACTGTCACAACCACATTGGCGCTAGCAGAACAGCACAACTGCGAAGTGCTCAAGAAGGCATGCCTGAAGTTTATGTCGTCGCAGAGAGTGATGGACGCCGTCGGGAAGACCGATGGGTTCAAACACCTCATGGCAAGTTGCCCCCTGCTGAATTTGAAGAAGAATCTCGGGGACAAGACAGGTGTCACGAAGAAGTCAAGATAG